The Megachile rotundata isolate GNS110a chromosome 8, iyMegRotu1, whole genome shotgun sequence genome has a segment encoding these proteins:
- the LOC100878599 gene encoding rac guanine nucleotide exchange factor JJ isoform X1, with product MNSPRSPQTSLSSELKKIINDRNVLSMRSRMRVLNSLNESNQKQFEEREKNLRSQAVQEILTTELTYLRQLEILMEYFIQPMFEKKLLDHSLLSTLSENIKTLYNVSGELIKELKEDPQNIAGAFHKLAPFFKLYSVYAYDYEQILYLLQMKQENDLTLKNFINRQETRPEVGRKLPSLLITPIQRIPRYKLLLQEVLQHTPNRHKEYNLLQVCLVEVEKAARHMNTLIEQHEETQKLLKLQKCIVNQINLVKPGRKLIKQGPLMRVSRRGNSAYRRYFVLFDDILLYCKGDPQNSLTVCCVLPLNKCKIESVLSGGLFRVTCLNETLLLYSEKEDSSLWILAIQSSIKKYIECRQTLRKDSSSRKPLRHNNLNLFPSDNIPIISGKRKRLDEETEVNLNASKILYLKKDNEADADIQSENRCLLLLKRFKKLKNDNSFKQNSYCFQNINCNIADKENVPYVQENYNTSYIPHIPSFTKQDTNQESSTTLKSISNFFSYIGSSIRSFTSGFIVRKL from the exons ATGAATTCACCAAGATCACCACAAACTTCTCTGAGTTctgaattaaagaagataataaaTGACAGAAATGTTTTAAGTATGAGAAGTCGTATGCGAG TTCTCAACAGTTTGAATGAGAGTAATCAAAAACAGTTtgaagaaagagagaagaacTTAAGATCTCAGGCTGTTCAAGAAATTTTAACAACAGAACTTACTTATTTACGTCAGTTGGAGATCTTAATGGAG TACTTTATACAACCaatgtttgaaaaaaaattattagacCACAGTTTACTTTCAACGCTATCTGAGAATATAAAAACATTGTACAACGTTAGTGGAGAGTTAATAAAGGAACTGAAGGAAGATCCACAGAATATTGCTGGTGCATTTCATAAATTGGCTCCATTTTTTAAACTGTATTCTGTCTATGCTTACGATTACGAACAAATTTTATACTTGCTGCAG ATGAAACAAGAAAATGATCTCacacttaaaaattttattaacaggcAAGAAACAAGACCAGAAGTTGGTAGAAAATTACCTTCGTTATTAATTACACCGATACAAAGAATACCTAGATATAAATTACTCTTGCAAGAAGTTTTACAACATACACCTAATAGGCACAAAGAATATAACCTTTTACAAG TTTGTCTAGTTGAAGTTGAGAAAGCTGCAAGGCATATGAACACTTTAATTGAACAGCATGAagaaacacaaaaattattgaaacttcAAAAATGTATTGTAAACCAAATTAACTTGGTTAAACCtggtagaaaattaattaaacaaggACCATTAATGAGAGTTTCAAGACGCGGGAATTCAGCATATCGAAGATATTTTGTTCTCTTCGatgatattttattgtattgtaaGGGTGATCCACAAAACTCACTAACCGTATGTTGTGTTTTACCATTAAATAAATGCAAGATTGAATCTGTTTTGAGTGGAGGATTATTTCGTGTTACTTGTTTAAATGAAACACTTTTACTTTATTCCGAAAAAGAGGATAGTAGTTTATGGATATTGGCAATACAAAGTTCCATAAAAAag TACATTGAATGCAGACAGACTTTGAGAAAAGACAGTAGTTCAAGAAAACCATTGAGACACAATAATCTTAATTTATTTCCATCTGACAATATCCCAATAATTTCTGGCAAAAGAAAAAGATTAGACGAAGAAACAGAG GTGAATTTGAATGCATCTAAAATTCTGTACTTAAAGAAGGATAATGAAGCAGATGCAGATATACAGTCAGAAAATAGATGTTTGCTGTTATTAAAAagattcaaaaaattgaaaaatgacaaTAGTTTCAAGCAGAACAGTTATTGCTTTCAAAACATCAATTGT AATATTGCGGATAAAGAAAATGTGCCTTACGTACAGGAAAACTATAATACGTCATATATACCTCACATTCCTTCTTTTACTAAACAAGATACTAATCAAGAATCTTCAACAACATTAAAATCTATTAGCAATTTCTTCTCCTATATTGGATCATCa ATCCGTAGTTTTACTTCTGGTTTTATTGTGAGGAAGCTGTAG
- the LOC100878599 gene encoding rac guanine nucleotide exchange factor JJ isoform X2, whose amino-acid sequence MRSRMRVLNSLNESNQKQFEEREKNLRSQAVQEILTTELTYLRQLEILMEYFIQPMFEKKLLDHSLLSTLSENIKTLYNVSGELIKELKEDPQNIAGAFHKLAPFFKLYSVYAYDYEQILYLLQMKQENDLTLKNFINRQETRPEVGRKLPSLLITPIQRIPRYKLLLQEVLQHTPNRHKEYNLLQVCLVEVEKAARHMNTLIEQHEETQKLLKLQKCIVNQINLVKPGRKLIKQGPLMRVSRRGNSAYRRYFVLFDDILLYCKGDPQNSLTVCCVLPLNKCKIESVLSGGLFRVTCLNETLLLYSEKEDSSLWILAIQSSIKKYIECRQTLRKDSSSRKPLRHNNLNLFPSDNIPIISGKRKRLDEETEVNLNASKILYLKKDNEADADIQSENRCLLLLKRFKKLKNDNSFKQNSYCFQNINCNIADKENVPYVQENYNTSYIPHIPSFTKQDTNQESSTTLKSISNFFSYIGSSIRSFTSGFIVRKL is encoded by the exons ATGAGAAGTCGTATGCGAG TTCTCAACAGTTTGAATGAGAGTAATCAAAAACAGTTtgaagaaagagagaagaacTTAAGATCTCAGGCTGTTCAAGAAATTTTAACAACAGAACTTACTTATTTACGTCAGTTGGAGATCTTAATGGAG TACTTTATACAACCaatgtttgaaaaaaaattattagacCACAGTTTACTTTCAACGCTATCTGAGAATATAAAAACATTGTACAACGTTAGTGGAGAGTTAATAAAGGAACTGAAGGAAGATCCACAGAATATTGCTGGTGCATTTCATAAATTGGCTCCATTTTTTAAACTGTATTCTGTCTATGCTTACGATTACGAACAAATTTTATACTTGCTGCAG ATGAAACAAGAAAATGATCTCacacttaaaaattttattaacaggcAAGAAACAAGACCAGAAGTTGGTAGAAAATTACCTTCGTTATTAATTACACCGATACAAAGAATACCTAGATATAAATTACTCTTGCAAGAAGTTTTACAACATACACCTAATAGGCACAAAGAATATAACCTTTTACAAG TTTGTCTAGTTGAAGTTGAGAAAGCTGCAAGGCATATGAACACTTTAATTGAACAGCATGAagaaacacaaaaattattgaaacttcAAAAATGTATTGTAAACCAAATTAACTTGGTTAAACCtggtagaaaattaattaaacaaggACCATTAATGAGAGTTTCAAGACGCGGGAATTCAGCATATCGAAGATATTTTGTTCTCTTCGatgatattttattgtattgtaaGGGTGATCCACAAAACTCACTAACCGTATGTTGTGTTTTACCATTAAATAAATGCAAGATTGAATCTGTTTTGAGTGGAGGATTATTTCGTGTTACTTGTTTAAATGAAACACTTTTACTTTATTCCGAAAAAGAGGATAGTAGTTTATGGATATTGGCAATACAAAGTTCCATAAAAAag TACATTGAATGCAGACAGACTTTGAGAAAAGACAGTAGTTCAAGAAAACCATTGAGACACAATAATCTTAATTTATTTCCATCTGACAATATCCCAATAATTTCTGGCAAAAGAAAAAGATTAGACGAAGAAACAGAG GTGAATTTGAATGCATCTAAAATTCTGTACTTAAAGAAGGATAATGAAGCAGATGCAGATATACAGTCAGAAAATAGATGTTTGCTGTTATTAAAAagattcaaaaaattgaaaaatgacaaTAGTTTCAAGCAGAACAGTTATTGCTTTCAAAACATCAATTGT AATATTGCGGATAAAGAAAATGTGCCTTACGTACAGGAAAACTATAATACGTCATATATACCTCACATTCCTTCTTTTACTAAACAAGATACTAATCAAGAATCTTCAACAACATTAAAATCTATTAGCAATTTCTTCTCCTATATTGGATCATCa ATCCGTAGTTTTACTTCTGGTTTTATTGTGAGGAAGCTGTAG
- the LOC100878599 gene encoding rac guanine nucleotide exchange factor JJ isoform X3 translates to MNSPRSPQTSLSSELKKIINDRNVLSMRSRMRVLNSLNESNQKQFEEREKNLRSQAVQEILTTELTYLRQLEILMEYFIQPMFEKKLLDHSLLSTLSENIKTLYNVSGELIKELKEDPQNIAGAFHKLAPFFKLYSVYAYDYEQILYLLQMKQENDLTLKNFINRQETRPEVGRKLPSLLITPIQRIPRYKLLLQEVLQHTPNRHKEYNLLQVCLVEVEKAARHMNTLIEQHEETQKLLKLQKCIVNQINLVKPGRKLIKQGPLMRVSRRGNSAYRRYFVLFDDILLYCKGDPQNSLTVCCVLPLNKCKIESVLSGGLFRVTCLNETLLLYSEKEDSSLWILAIQSSIKKYIECRQTLRKDSSSRKPLRHNNLNLFPSDNIPIISGKRKRLDEETEVNLNASKILYLKKDNEADADIQSENRCLLLLKRFKKLKNDNSFKQNSYCFQNINCNIADKENVPYVQENYNTSYIPHIPSFTKQDTNQESSTTLKSISNFFSYIGSSVIEFFKFR, encoded by the exons ATGAATTCACCAAGATCACCACAAACTTCTCTGAGTTctgaattaaagaagataataaaTGACAGAAATGTTTTAAGTATGAGAAGTCGTATGCGAG TTCTCAACAGTTTGAATGAGAGTAATCAAAAACAGTTtgaagaaagagagaagaacTTAAGATCTCAGGCTGTTCAAGAAATTTTAACAACAGAACTTACTTATTTACGTCAGTTGGAGATCTTAATGGAG TACTTTATACAACCaatgtttgaaaaaaaattattagacCACAGTTTACTTTCAACGCTATCTGAGAATATAAAAACATTGTACAACGTTAGTGGAGAGTTAATAAAGGAACTGAAGGAAGATCCACAGAATATTGCTGGTGCATTTCATAAATTGGCTCCATTTTTTAAACTGTATTCTGTCTATGCTTACGATTACGAACAAATTTTATACTTGCTGCAG ATGAAACAAGAAAATGATCTCacacttaaaaattttattaacaggcAAGAAACAAGACCAGAAGTTGGTAGAAAATTACCTTCGTTATTAATTACACCGATACAAAGAATACCTAGATATAAATTACTCTTGCAAGAAGTTTTACAACATACACCTAATAGGCACAAAGAATATAACCTTTTACAAG TTTGTCTAGTTGAAGTTGAGAAAGCTGCAAGGCATATGAACACTTTAATTGAACAGCATGAagaaacacaaaaattattgaaacttcAAAAATGTATTGTAAACCAAATTAACTTGGTTAAACCtggtagaaaattaattaaacaaggACCATTAATGAGAGTTTCAAGACGCGGGAATTCAGCATATCGAAGATATTTTGTTCTCTTCGatgatattttattgtattgtaaGGGTGATCCACAAAACTCACTAACCGTATGTTGTGTTTTACCATTAAATAAATGCAAGATTGAATCTGTTTTGAGTGGAGGATTATTTCGTGTTACTTGTTTAAATGAAACACTTTTACTTTATTCCGAAAAAGAGGATAGTAGTTTATGGATATTGGCAATACAAAGTTCCATAAAAAag TACATTGAATGCAGACAGACTTTGAGAAAAGACAGTAGTTCAAGAAAACCATTGAGACACAATAATCTTAATTTATTTCCATCTGACAATATCCCAATAATTTCTGGCAAAAGAAAAAGATTAGACGAAGAAACAGAG GTGAATTTGAATGCATCTAAAATTCTGTACTTAAAGAAGGATAATGAAGCAGATGCAGATATACAGTCAGAAAATAGATGTTTGCTGTTATTAAAAagattcaaaaaattgaaaaatgacaaTAGTTTCAAGCAGAACAGTTATTGCTTTCAAAACATCAATTGT AATATTGCGGATAAAGAAAATGTGCCTTACGTACAGGAAAACTATAATACGTCATATATACCTCACATTCCTTCTTTTACTAAACAAGATACTAATCAAGAATCTTCAACAACATTAAAATCTATTAGCAATTTCTTCTCCTATATTGGATCATCagtaattgaattttttaagtttagatGA